A stretch of the Nitratireductor thuwali genome encodes the following:
- the trpB gene encoding tryptophan synthase subunit beta, which translates to MNQPAEPNSFRTGPDEQGMFGIFGGRFVAETLMPLILDLETHWNAVKKDPAFKAELDHLGRHYTGRPSPLYFAERLTEHLGGAKIYFKRDELNHTGSHKINNCLGQILLARRMGKTRIIAETGAGQHGVASATVAARFGLPCVVYMGATDVERQAPNVFRMKLLGAEVKPVSSGHGTLKDAMNEALRDWVTNVEDTYYLIGTAAGPHPYPELVRDFQSVIGQEAKEQMLEAEGRLPDMLVAAVGGGSNAIGLFHPFLDDRSVQMVGVEAGGRGLEGDEHCASLTAGAPGVLHGNRTYLLQNEDGQIKDGHSISAGLDYPGIGPEHSWLKESGRVEYVPIMDTEALEAFQLLTRLEGIIPALEPAHALAEVIKRAPKMGKDKVIVMNLCGRGDKDIFSVAKHLGMEA; encoded by the coding sequence TTGAACCAGCCGGCTGAGCCAAATTCCTTCCGCACCGGACCCGACGAACAGGGAATGTTCGGCATTTTCGGCGGCCGCTTCGTCGCCGAGACGCTGATGCCGCTGATCCTCGACCTGGAGACGCACTGGAACGCGGTCAAGAAAGATCCGGCATTCAAGGCCGAACTGGATCATCTGGGCAGGCACTATACGGGCCGGCCTTCGCCGCTTTATTTCGCCGAGCGCCTGACCGAGCATCTGGGCGGCGCGAAGATCTACTTCAAGCGCGACGAGCTGAACCACACGGGCAGCCACAAGATCAACAATTGCCTGGGGCAGATCCTGCTCGCCCGCCGCATGGGCAAGACGCGCATCATTGCCGAGACGGGCGCCGGTCAGCATGGCGTGGCCTCGGCCACCGTCGCCGCGCGCTTCGGCCTGCCCTGCGTTGTCTATATGGGAGCCACCGACGTCGAGCGGCAGGCGCCCAATGTTTTCCGCATGAAGCTTCTGGGGGCCGAGGTAAAGCCGGTCTCGTCGGGCCATGGCACCCTCAAGGACGCGATGAATGAGGCGCTGCGCGACTGGGTGACGAATGTCGAGGACACGTATTACCTGATCGGCACCGCCGCCGGTCCGCACCCCTATCCCGAGCTGGTGCGCGATTTCCAGTCGGTCATCGGCCAGGAAGCCAAGGAACAGATGCTGGAGGCGGAAGGCCGACTGCCCGACATGCTGGTGGCCGCCGTGGGCGGCGGCTCGAATGCCATCGGTCTTTTCCATCCTTTCCTCGACGACCGCAGCGTGCAGATGGTGGGCGTGGAAGCCGGCGGAAGGGGCCTTGAAGGCGACGAGCATTGCGCCTCGCTGACGGCCGGAGCGCCCGGCGTGCTGCACGGCAACCGGACCTATCTGCTGCAGAACGAGGACGGGCAGATCAAGGACGGCCATTCTATCTCGGCCGGCCTCGACTATCCCGGTATCGGCCCCGAGCATTCCTGGCTGAAGGAATCGGGCCGTGTCGAGTATGTCCCGATCATGGACACGGAGGCGCTGGAGGCTTTCCAGCTTCTGACCCGGCTGGAGGGCATCATCCCGGCGCTGGAGCCAGCCCATGCCCTGGCCGAAGTCATCAAGCGCGCGCCGAAGATGGGCAAGGACAAGGTCATCGTCATGAATTTGTGCGGACGCGGCGACAAGGACATCTTCTCCGTCGCCAAGCACCTCGGCATGGAGGCGTAG
- a CDS encoding phosphoribosylanthranilate isomerase, whose translation MTLDIKICGLKTDDALAAALDCGASHVGFIFFAKSPRNVDKAEAGRLRQAARERAKAVAVTVDADEAMLDAIVAAMEPDMLQLHGKESPERVSEVKVRYKLPVMKAFSIREAADFDAVQPYYGVADRFLFDAKPPAGSELPGGNGIAFDWRLLASLDGTVDYMLSGGLNAGNIGEAIAATLSRGIDISSGVETAPGEKSPQLIRDFFRAVRAARTEGAA comes from the coding sequence ATGACGCTCGATATCAAGATCTGTGGCCTGAAAACGGACGACGCCCTTGCGGCGGCGCTGGATTGCGGCGCGAGCCATGTCGGCTTCATCTTCTTCGCAAAAAGCCCGCGCAACGTGGACAAGGCCGAGGCAGGACGGCTTCGGCAAGCCGCGCGCGAACGGGCCAAGGCGGTCGCGGTGACCGTCGATGCCGACGAGGCGATGCTCGACGCCATCGTCGCGGCCATGGAACCCGATATGCTGCAGCTTCACGGCAAGGAGAGCCCGGAGCGGGTCTCCGAAGTCAAGGTGCGCTACAAACTGCCGGTGATGAAGGCGTTCTCGATACGTGAAGCGGCCGATTTCGATGCGGTGCAGCCCTATTACGGCGTTGCCGACCGGTTTCTGTTCGACGCGAAGCCTCCGGCCGGCTCGGAGTTGCCGGGCGGCAACGGCATCGCTTTCGATTGGCGCTTGCTGGCTTCCCTTGACGGCACGGTCGATTACATGCTTTCCGGTGGGCTGAACGCAGGCAATATCGGTGAAGCGATCGCGGCAACGCTGTCGCGCGGCATCGATATTTCCTCCGGCGTGGAAACCGCGCCGGGCGAAAAGAGCCCGCAGCTTATCCGCGACTTCTTTCGTGCCGTCCGGGCGGCGCGCACGGAAGGCGCCGCCTGA